The Microbulbifer hydrolyticus genome has a segment encoding these proteins:
- a CDS encoding thiol:disulfide interchange protein DsbA/DsbL yields the protein MRAVVALFTMLLSLAACAQDTPGKFKAGQHYEVLPQAVAQDDDSKIEVTELFWYGCGHCYHFEAPLKKWQKTMPADVALKKIPAIWQPVMEVHARMFYVADAMGALDKVHDPIFSAIAQQRKMFADRDGRAWKPDDAAIAAIFTDNGADGDKAAKLLNSFAINSKIKQGQAKQRAYKLSGTPEMVVAGKYRVSTSLPGLKGKSNGQQLMLEVVDYLIEKERAEKG from the coding sequence ATGAGAGCCGTTGTCGCCCTTTTCACCATGCTGCTGAGCCTTGCAGCCTGCGCCCAGGATACCCCGGGTAAATTCAAAGCAGGTCAGCATTACGAAGTACTGCCGCAGGCCGTCGCCCAGGACGACGACAGCAAAATCGAAGTCACCGAGCTGTTCTGGTACGGCTGCGGTCACTGTTACCACTTCGAGGCCCCGCTGAAGAAATGGCAGAAAACCATGCCTGCCGACGTTGCTCTGAAGAAGATCCCGGCCATCTGGCAGCCGGTGATGGAAGTGCATGCGCGCATGTTCTATGTCGCGGACGCCATGGGTGCGCTCGACAAGGTGCATGACCCGATCTTCAGCGCCATCGCCCAGCAGCGCAAAATGTTCGCAGACCGTGACGGCCGTGCCTGGAAGCCAGATGATGCGGCCATCGCGGCGATCTTCACAGACAATGGCGCCGATGGTGATAAGGCGGCCAAGCTGCTGAACTCCTTCGCCATTAACAGCAAGATCAAGCAGGGCCAGGCCAAGCAGCGCGCCTACAAGCTCAGTGGCACCCCCGAAATGGTGGTTGCTGGCAAGTACCGCGTCAGCACGTCGCTGCCGGGCCTGAAAGGTAAATCCAATGGCCAGCAGCTGATGCTGGAAGTGGTGGACTACCTGATCGAGAAAGAGCGCGCCGAGAAAGGCTGA
- a CDS encoding c-type cytochrome — MNSIIKKAALALGMVAFAQFGYAAGDASVGQTKAAACAACHGADGNSPAPTFPKIAGLGEKYLLKQLHDIKSGDRQIPEMVGQLDNMSEQDLADIAAYFASQNIQISGSEAFSVMLNNGDNVDGLALGRKIYRAGNASSGVPACMGCHSPTGQGNAPAGFPRLSGQYSEYVEKQLKAFRAGTRANDGESRIMRTAAKQLSDAEIKAVANYVAGVTE, encoded by the coding sequence ATGAACAGCATTATAAAGAAGGCCGCTCTGGCTTTGGGGATGGTGGCATTTGCCCAGTTCGGGTACGCCGCTGGTGACGCCAGTGTGGGGCAAACGAAGGCAGCCGCCTGTGCCGCCTGTCACGGTGCAGACGGCAACAGCCCGGCACCGACCTTTCCGAAAATCGCCGGCCTGGGTGAAAAGTATCTCCTCAAGCAGCTGCACGACATCAAGAGCGGTGATCGCCAGATACCCGAGATGGTCGGCCAGCTCGACAACATGAGCGAGCAGGACCTGGCGGACATCGCGGCCTACTTCGCTTCCCAGAATATCCAGATTTCGGGCTCCGAGGCGTTCTCGGTAATGCTGAATAACGGCGACAACGTCGATGGTCTGGCGCTGGGCCGCAAAATCTACCGCGCCGGTAACGCATCCAGCGGTGTTCCCGCCTGTATGGGCTGCCACTCGCCGACCGGTCAGGGCAATGCCCCGGCAGGCTTTCCGCGCCTGTCTGGCCAGTATTCCGAGTATGTGGAAAAGCAGCTGAAAGCATTCCGTGCAGGCACCCGTGCTAACGACGGCGAGAGCCGCATCATGCGTACCGCGGCCAAGCAGTTGTCCGATGCCGAGATCAAGGCGGTGGCCAACTATGTGGCTGGCGTGACCGAGTAA
- the yihA gene encoding ribosome biogenesis GTP-binding protein YihA/YsxC, with protein MSESNVERINFRRAEFLTSAPTLAECPEDSGAEVAFAGRSNAGKSSAINALTDNGKLARTSKTPGRTQLINFFTLSEQQRLVDLPGYGYAKVARSMKDEWQRHLAFYLEQRQCLRGLVLLMDIRQPLKEFDLHMLTWAVNSGLPAHILLTKADKLKNGPANNTRFAVEKELKTLELDKNVTVQIFSAPKRKGLDKLEARLNQWLALTPEGSGNEPAEGENPGEA; from the coding sequence ATGTCTGAATCCAATGTAGAACGAATCAATTTCCGCCGTGCGGAATTTTTAACCAGCGCGCCGACTCTGGCGGAGTGTCCGGAGGACTCCGGCGCCGAAGTGGCCTTTGCCGGGCGCTCCAACGCCGGCAAGTCCAGCGCCATCAATGCGCTTACCGACAACGGCAAGCTGGCACGTACCTCCAAGACCCCGGGCCGCACCCAGCTGATCAACTTTTTCACGTTGAGCGAACAGCAGCGTCTTGTCGACCTACCGGGATACGGCTACGCCAAGGTCGCGCGCTCGATGAAGGACGAGTGGCAACGGCACCTGGCCTTCTATCTCGAGCAGCGCCAGTGCCTCAGGGGCCTGGTGCTGCTGATGGACATCCGCCAGCCACTGAAGGAGTTCGACCTGCACATGCTCACCTGGGCGGTCAATTCCGGTCTGCCCGCGCATATCCTGCTCACCAAAGCAGACAAGCTGAAAAACGGCCCTGCCAACAATACCCGCTTCGCGGTCGAAAAAGAGCTGAAAACCCTGGAACTGGACAAGAACGTGACGGTTCAGATCTTTTCCGCGCCCAAGCGCAAGGGGCTGGACAAACTGGAGGCGCGCCTGAACCAGTGGCTGGCTCTGACGCCGGAGGGTAGCGGAAACGAACCGGCGGAGGGGGAGAACCCCGGCGAAGCGTAA